In Dromiciops gliroides isolate mDroGli1 chromosome 4, mDroGli1.pri, whole genome shotgun sequence, one DNA window encodes the following:
- the LOC122754956 gene encoding LOW QUALITY PROTEIN: mitochondrial amidoxime reducing component 2-like (The sequence of the model RefSeq protein was modified relative to this genomic sequence to represent the inferred CDS: deleted 1 base in 1 codon), with product MSSEQNEENVLHALENFYKLIKGAEWITSFLKTETFQLVQFEMQMMGRKLKAIFHPFVQNYQVAHPGCCPLMMLSEDSLLDLYIRLEKKIKMEQFRPNIMLTSFSASEEATWDEIFIGSMEINKILSCSRCIMLTVDPDTGIITRKEPLETLKSYYLCDPLEQHIYRSSPLFGMYFSVEKIVRLKVGDPVYLITQ from the exons ATGAGCAGTGaacagaatgaggagaatgtt CTCCATGCCTTAgaaaatttttataaattgattAAAGGAGCTGAGTGGATCACCAGCTTCttaaaaacagaaacatttcAACTGGTTCAGTTTGAGATGCAAATGATGGGAAGAAAGTTAAAAGCAATTTTCCATCCCTTTGTTCAGAATTACCAGGTGGCTCATCCAGGTTGTTGTCCCCTCATGATGCTCTCAGAAGATTCCCTGTTGGATCTTTATATCAGgcttgagaagaaaataaaaatggaacaaTTTAGGCCAAATATTATGTTGACTAGTTTCAGCGCTTCTGAGGAAGCTACCTGGGATGAAATCTTCATTGGGAGTATGGAAATAAACAAGATTTTGTCTTGCTCCAGATGTATCATGTTAACAGTGGACCCAGACACTGGGATTATCACCAGGAAAGAGCCCCTAGAAACATTGAAAAGCTACTACCTCTGTGATCCATTAGAGCAGCATATATACAGGTCATCCCCACTCTTTGGGATGTATTTTTCAGTAGAA AAAATTGTAAGGCTAAAAGTTGGTGACCCTGTGTACCTGATAACTCAGTAG
- the LOC122753052 gene encoding antigen peptide transporter 2-like, protein MQLPALRSWAPLLLTDLILLWLLPELEGLLFPPGLSGLWLEGAFRMGVLWGVLSLLGGLGKVGELLPTLCLSTPLFLSLRALVPGALNAPPVLLASAPWAWMLVAYGGGGLGWAVWEVLSPSEAPTSAQEKEQGQENRAMMWRLLRLSWPDFPFLVPAFFFLAAAVLGEMFIPHYFGVVIDLLGTDFDPDAFATAMFFMCLFSLGSLLSAGFRGGLFTIILSRINLRTRRLLLSSLLHQDLSFFQETKTGELNSRLNSDTILMSRWLPGSTNVFIQSLIKVIGLYSFMLNLSPWLTVLSLLEIPLIMAAEKVYNARHQAGLRRIQDTVAMARQVVQEAVGSLRTVRSFGAEEDEAHRYEEALEQRQKLQWLQNREHRVYLLFRRGLQLGMQVLILNCGLRQILAGELTRGGLLSFLLYQEDVGRRVKILVYVFGDMVSKVGAAEKVFQYLDREPQMPPPGMLAPSTLQGLVEFQDVSFAYPTSPQNLVLKEVTFTLHPGKVTALVGPNGAGKSSVAALLQNLYQPTRGQVLLDGKPLPQYQHQYLHSQVSVVGQEPVLFSGSVRDNIAYGLQSCGDDEVRAAAQAAHADGFIASLEHGLDTDVGEKGSQLSAGQKQCLAVARALVRNPRVLILDEATSALDTKCEQKILERILQGGRTVLMIAHRLQTVKAADHILVLKQGKLVEQGTHTELLSQRGLYHHLVQH, encoded by the exons ATGCAGCTCCCTGCCCTGAGGTCCTGGGCTCCCCTCCTCCTGACTGACCTGATTTTGCTTTGGTTGTTGCCAGAACTGGAAGGGCTCCTATTCCCTCCAGGGCTCTCCGGACTCTGGCTGGAGGGGGCTTTTCGGATGGGGGTGCTGTGGGGAGTTCTGAGTTTATTGGGGGGGCTCGGGAAAGTGGGGGAACTATTGCCTACCTTGTGCTTGAGCACCCCCCTGTTCCTGTCCCTCAGGGCCCTTGTTCCAGGGGCCTTGAATGCCCCCCCTGTGCTCCTAGCTTCAGCCCCGTGGGCCTGGATGCTGGTAGCTTACGGAGGAGGGGGACTGGGCTGggctgtgtgggaggtgctgagTCCCTCAGAAGCCCCTACCTCAGCACAGGAGAAGGAGCAAGGCCAGGAGAACAGAGCCATGATGTGGAGGCTGCTGAGACTGTCCTGGCCTGACTTCCCCTTCCTTGTTCCTGCTTTCTTCTTCTTGGCTGCTGCAGTCCTAG GTGAGATGTTCATCCCTCACTACTTTGGTGTAGTGATTGACCTCCTGGGGACAGACTTTGACCCTGATGCCTTTGCCACTGCCATGTTCTTCATGTGCCTCTTCTCCCTTGGAAG CTTATTATCTGCAGGTTTTCGAGGAGGCCTCTTCACCATTATCCTCTCTCGAATCAACCTTCGCACTCGGCGTCTGCTCTTATCCTCCCTACTGCACCAGGACCTCAGCTTCTTCCAGGAGACCAAGACAG GGGAGTTAAACTCACGCCTGAACTCTGACACTATTCTGATGAGTCGCTGGCTCCCTGGTAGTACCAATGTGTTTATTCAGAGCTTGATAAAGGTCATAGGGCTATACAGCTTCATGCTCAACCTCTCACCTTGGCTCACTGTTCTTTCTCTGCTTGAGATACCCCTCATAATGGCTGCTGAGAAGGTCTATAATGCCCGACATCAG GCAGGGCTCCGTAGGATACAAGATACAGTGGCAATGGCTAGACAGGTGGTGCAGGAGGCAGTGGGAAGCTTGAGAACTGTGAGGAGTTTTGGGGCAGAGGAGGATGAGGCCCATCGCTACGAGGAGGCCTTGGAACAGAGACAGAAACTACAGTGGCTCCAGAACAGGGAACACAGAGTGTATCTGCTCTTCAGACGG ggACTTCAGCTAGGGATGCAGGTATTGATATTAAACTGTGGACTAAGGCAGATTCTGGCTGGAGAGCTCACCAGGGGGggcctcctctccttcctcctttatcAGGAGGATGTTGGGAGACGTGTGAAG ATCCTAGTCTATGTCTTTGGAGACATGGTGAGCAAAGTTGGAGCTGCAGAGAAGGTGTTCCAATACCTGGACCGTGAGCCACAGATGCCCCCACCTGGAATGCTTGCTCCTTCTACTCTGCAGGGCCTTGTGGAATTCCAAGATGTCTCTTTTGCCTATCCTACTAGCCCCCAAAATCTTGTTCTCAAG gaagtgacattCACTCTGCACCCTGGGAAGGTGACAGCCCTAGTAGGCCCCAATGGGGCTGGGAAGAGCTCAGTGGCTGCATTGCTGCAGAATCTATACCAGCCCACAAGGGGCCAGGTGCTACTGGATGGGAAGCCCCTGCCTCAGTATCAGCACCAGTACCTGCATTCACAG GTGTCTGTGGTTGGGCAGGAGCCTGTGCTGTTTTCAGGGTCAGTGAGGGACAACATTGCCTATGGGCTGCAGAGCTGTGGGGATGATGAAGTGAGAGCTGCTGCCCAGGCAGCCCATGCTGATGGATTCATTGCCAGTCTGGAGCATGGGCTGGACACAG ATGTTGGAGAGAAGGGGAGCCAGTTGTCTGCAGGACAGAAGCAGTGTCTGGCCGTTGCTCGGGCCCTGGTACGGAATCCCCGTGTCCTCATCCTGGATGAGGCAACCAGTGCCCTGGACACCAAGTGTGAGCAGAAG ATTCTGGAGAGGATACTGCAGGGGGGTCGGACAGTGCTGATGATTGCACACCGCCTACAGACCGTGAAGGCTGCTGACCACATCCTAGTGCTGAAGCAGGGGAAGCTGGTGGAGCAGGGGACCCACACTGAGCTCCTGTCTCAGAGAGGCCTTTATCACCACCTGGTGCAGCATTAG